A section of the Agromyces aurantiacus genome encodes:
- a CDS encoding carbohydrate binding domain-containing protein → MTGLNAAGTDRGTPLRKRLRALVGIAVASLAATILVAGPTVPADPAEAAAPGPKDVTAVLFEYTWNAIARECTENLGPAGYGYVQTSPPQEHVQGPQWWIHYQPVSYRVESRLGTRAEFKAMVDTCHAAGVKVIADAVINHMSGDSDGGVGWAGSAYQHYDYPGTYQSQDFHSCRRDIANYQDRWEVQECNLVNLADLNTGSSYVQGRIAAYLNDLVSLGVDGFRIDAVKHIAATDMQGILSRVNDRARMYVVQEVIRANEPIQPEEYTSLGDIHEFAFARKLKEAFGGRTLNWLISGSGIGPTWSGFLPNANAAVFVDNHDTERNGETLNYKDGAAYDLAQVFTLAWNYGSPSVHSGYAFSNTDAGPALAGNGEVVDAVCGQNGWTCTHARTAIENMVGFRTATYGTAITDKWDNGSSAIAFGRADKGFVAINRGTAAIDRTWQTSLPAGQYCNVIAGLPTASGCSAGGVITVDSSGRFTASVGADTALALHAGAKAGGSGTTPPPSGSTMTVYYASTKGWTNHYVHYRVGSGTWTTVPGAQMGAACTGWVSKIIDLGSATGITAAFNNGSGSWDNNGGADYALAGPVAAVNNGVVSSTNPCAAQPTTTTVYYATGWSTANIHYQVGSGSWTAVPGVAMANACAGWKVRTIDLGGATGVTAAFNNGSGSWDNNGGKDYAIGAGVMKVQNGTVSAGNPCS, encoded by the coding sequence ATGACAGGCCTGAATGCCGCCGGGACCGACCGCGGCACCCCGCTCCGCAAGCGTTTACGAGCACTCGTCGGAATCGCCGTCGCGTCGCTCGCCGCCACCATTCTCGTCGCGGGTCCGACCGTGCCGGCCGATCCCGCCGAGGCCGCCGCGCCTGGCCCCAAGGACGTCACCGCCGTGCTCTTCGAGTACACGTGGAACGCCATCGCGCGCGAGTGCACCGAGAACCTCGGCCCCGCCGGCTACGGCTACGTGCAGACCTCGCCGCCGCAGGAGCACGTGCAGGGCCCCCAGTGGTGGATCCACTACCAGCCCGTGAGCTACCGGGTCGAGTCCAGGCTCGGCACGCGCGCCGAGTTCAAGGCCATGGTCGACACCTGCCACGCCGCGGGCGTGAAGGTCATCGCCGACGCCGTGATCAACCACATGAGCGGCGACAGCGACGGCGGCGTCGGCTGGGCGGGCTCGGCGTACCAGCACTACGACTACCCCGGGACCTACCAGTCGCAGGACTTCCACTCGTGCCGCCGAGACATCGCGAACTACCAGGACCGGTGGGAGGTGCAGGAGTGCAACCTCGTCAATCTCGCCGACCTGAACACCGGATCGTCGTACGTCCAGGGCCGCATCGCCGCCTACCTCAACGACCTGGTCTCGCTCGGCGTCGACGGGTTCCGGATCGACGCGGTCAAGCACATCGCGGCCACCGACATGCAGGGCATCCTCTCCCGGGTCAACGACCGCGCGCGCATGTACGTCGTGCAGGAGGTCATCCGCGCGAACGAGCCGATCCAGCCCGAGGAGTACACGAGTCTTGGCGACATCCACGAGTTCGCGTTCGCCCGCAAGCTCAAGGAGGCGTTCGGCGGCCGGACGCTGAACTGGCTGATCAGCGGCAGCGGCATCGGCCCGACCTGGTCGGGCTTCCTGCCGAACGCCAACGCCGCGGTCTTCGTCGACAACCACGACACCGAGCGCAACGGCGAGACGCTGAACTACAAGGACGGCGCGGCCTACGACCTCGCGCAGGTGTTCACATTGGCGTGGAACTACGGCTCGCCCTCCGTCCACTCCGGCTACGCGTTCTCGAACACGGACGCCGGTCCGGCGCTCGCCGGAAACGGCGAGGTCGTCGACGCCGTCTGCGGGCAGAACGGATGGACCTGCACGCACGCCCGGACCGCCATCGAGAACATGGTGGGCTTCCGCACGGCCACGTACGGCACGGCGATCACGGACAAGTGGGACAACGGCTCGTCGGCGATCGCCTTCGGTCGGGCCGACAAGGGCTTCGTCGCCATCAACCGCGGCACCGCGGCGATCGACCGCACCTGGCAGACCTCGCTCCCCGCCGGGCAGTACTGCAACGTCATCGCCGGGCTGCCGACGGCGAGCGGATGCAGCGCCGGCGGCGTCATCACGGTCGACTCGAGCGGTCGCTTCACCGCCTCCGTCGGCGCCGACACGGCGCTGGCCCTTCACGCGGGGGCGAAGGCGGGCGGATCGGGCACGACCCCGCCGCCGTCGGGCTCGACCATGACGGTGTACTACGCGTCGACCAAGGGCTGGACGAACCACTACGTGCACTACCGCGTGGGCTCCGGCACGTGGACCACGGTGCCGGGTGCGCAGATGGGCGCGGCCTGCACGGGCTGGGTGTCGAAGATCATCGACCTCGGCTCGGCGACGGGCATCACCGCGGCGTTCAACAACGGCTCGGGCTCCTGGGACAACAACGGCGGGGCCGACTACGCCCTGGCCGGCCCCGTCGCCGCGGTGAACAACGGGGTGGTCTCGTCGACGAACCCGTGCGCCGCGCAACCGACCACGACGACCGTCTACTACGCCACCGGATGGAGCACCGCGAACATCCACTACCAGGTGGGCTCGGGCTCGTGGACGGCCGTGCCGGGCGTCGCGATGGCGAACGCCTGCGCGGGCTGGAAGGTCAGGACGATCGACCTCGGCGGTGCGACCGGCGTCACCGCCGCGTTCAACAACGGCTCGGGCTCGTGGGACAACAACGGCGGCAAGGACTACGCGATCGGGGCGGGCGTGATGAAGGTGCAGAACGGCACCGTCTCCGCCGGCAACCCGTGTAGCTGA